The genomic stretch AAAAGACGCGAATTAAAGAGGCACTGCCTGGCTGCACGGTTATCCTTGATTAAATCGCCAGACTAGAATATTGGCTATATTCGGGCTCCCAAAAAAGTATTTATTATTTATGATGAAGAGAGCCTTCTTATCGCTTACCATTGCCGCAATTGTACTATCAGCTTGTAATTCTAACACAGGCGACACCGCTGTTTCTACGGAAAAAGCGGAGGAGACTGGTGTTCCAATTCCCAAGCAAATGGGGGTGGTAAACGATTTTGAAGGAATCATTAGCGATGAGGACGAAATTGATTTAAGTACTGCAATTGAAAACTTTGAAGAAAGCACTGGAAATCGCATTGTGGTGGTTACTATGGACACGATTCCTTCTGATGAAGATGCAACTCTGTTTGCCGCCAAAATTGGTAATCAATGGGATGTGGGTGACGGATCTAAAAACAATGGGCTTATTATTTTGATGAGCGAAGGTGTAAGCCAAATTGGTATAGCAACCGGTCAAGGTGTAGAGCAGGTTTATAATGATTCCGTTTGCGATAATGTGATACGAAGCATTATTCCTCACCTCAGTGTAGGCGATTACTCTGGAGGAATGGAGAAGGCAGTTTCATTGCTTGGAGAAGTAAGCCATCCTTCTGAAAAATAGATTGGTAGTGGCACAGTCTGTGTTAATATCCACACCATGAAAAGTACTTTATACTTTGCCTTATTAGGTATTCCCCTTCTTTTTGCGGCTTGTGATCCACCCGATTCGGTAACCCAAACAGAGTATGTGTATCGTGATGATATGCGAACTTTGGTAAAAAATATTGCTCAGGAAGCGAGAGCTGCCCGACCCAGTTTTATAGTGGTTCCTCAAAATGGCCAGGCCGTGGCTTTGCGAAGTTACTGCAGTGATTGCGCCACATCTGTTGATGTGGATTACATGAATAGCATTGATGGTATTGGACGTGAAGACTTGAATTATGGCTACTCCAAAGACAATGTGTTAAACAGCGCAGCCCAAAATCGTGAGTTGAGCAATTTCCTGAATTTGTATGAAGATGCCGGGAAAACAATCTTGGTAACAGACTATGTGTACTCGCAGGCTGGTGTGGATGATTCATACCAAACCAACAGCAATCTTGGCTATGTAGGTTTTGCTGCTCCATCACGTGAGTTGGATGAAATTCCCACATATCCTATCAAACCTTTTCAGGAGAATAGTGAAGATATCAGCTCCTTGGCTGCTGCCAAAAATTTCTTGTACATCATCAATCCATCCAACTATTCAGGGAAAGATGATTTTTTACAAGCGGTGGCCAATACCAATTATGATGTGGTTATAGTAGATGCTTTTTATGAAGATGAGCTTTTATCTTCAGGAGATGTACAAAGCCTTAAAACCAAAGCTAATGGCGGAAGCAGGCTGGTGCTGGCCTATATGAGCATTGGCGAAGCAGAAGACTACCGCTACTATTGGGGTACCGAGTGGGAAACAGAAAAGCCCGAATGGCTGTTGGAAGAAAACCCGAACTGGGCGGGGAATTACAAAGTGCAATACTGGCACTCAGATTGGCAAGGCATTATT from Owenweeksia hongkongensis DSM 17368 encodes the following:
- a CDS encoding TPM domain-containing protein, whose amino-acid sequence is MMKRAFLSLTIAAIVLSACNSNTGDTAVSTEKAEETGVPIPKQMGVVNDFEGIISDEDEIDLSTAIENFEESTGNRIVVVTMDTIPSDEDATLFAAKIGNQWDVGDGSKNNGLIILMSEGVSQIGIATGQGVEQVYNDSVCDNVIRSIIPHLSVGDYSGGMEKAVSLLGEVSHPSEK
- a CDS encoding endo alpha-1,4 polygalactosaminidase — encoded protein: MKSTLYFALLGIPLLFAACDPPDSVTQTEYVYRDDMRTLVKNIAQEARAARPSFIVVPQNGQAVALRSYCSDCATSVDVDYMNSIDGIGREDLNYGYSKDNVLNSAAQNRELSNFLNLYEDAGKTILVTDYVYSQAGVDDSYQTNSNLGYVGFAAPSRELDEIPTYPIKPFQENSEDISSLAAAKNFLYIINPSNYSGKDDFLQAVANTNYDVVIVDAFYEDELLSSGDVQSLKTKANGGSRLVLAYMSIGEAEDYRYYWGTEWETEKPEWLLEENPNWAGNYKVQYWHSDWQGIIYSNSDSYLNKIVSSGFSGVYLDIIDAYEYFEE